A region from the Lolium perenne isolate Kyuss_39 chromosome 4, Kyuss_2.0, whole genome shotgun sequence genome encodes:
- the LOC139830179 gene encoding uncharacterized protein, whose protein sequence is MSAAFHGRKHYTNQNVVASIDFNMRFTYVLVGWEGSAHDARILSDSLSRPDGLQIPENKLPPTQRNRPQNAKELLNLRHSSLRVAIKRLFVLLKNSFKALDQKLFHTFDTQLNLILACCIVHNWILGWGKDDFFEEVVIFTKLRPAMAWR, encoded by the exons ATGTCTGCAGCATTCCACGGTAGGAAGCACTACACCAATCAGAACGTGGTAGCATCTATTGATTTTAATATGAGGTTCACATACGTGCTTGTTGGCTGGGAGGGTTCAGCTCATGATGCAAGAATCCTATCCGACAGCTTGTCAAGACCTGATGGGTTGCAAATCCCT GAAAACAAGCTACCACCTACACAAAGGAACCGACCTCAGAATGCGAAAGAATTGTTGAATCTGAGACACTCAAGCCTTAGAGTCGCCATTAAGAGGCTCTTTGTTCTATTGAAAAACAGCTTCAAGGCCCTTGACCAGAAACTGTTCCACACTTTTGACACTCAATTGAACCTCATCCTTGCTTGCTGCATTGTTCACAACTGGATCCTAGGTTGGGGCAAGGATGACTTCTTCGAAGAGGTTGTCATTTTTACGAAGTTGAGACCAGCCATGGCGTGGAGGTAG